The following nucleotide sequence is from Agromyces sp. SYSU T00194.
TGCTGTACCCCGTGATCTGGATGATCGTGTCGTCGCTTCGGCCGAACGACGAGATCTTCCGCGAGCCCGGCATCCTGCTCGACACGTTCGAGGTCTCGAACTACGTGGAGGGGTGGAACGCGCTGAGCTTCCCGTTCAGCCTGTACCTGCTCAACAGCACCCTCGTGGTGCTCGGCTCGATCGTCGGCAACCTGATCTCGTGCTCGATGGCGGCGTACGCGTTCGCCCGCCTCGAGTTCACCGGCAAGCGGTGGTGGTTCGCGATCATGCTGCTGAGCATCATGCTCCCGATCCACGTGATCATCGTCCCGCAGTACATCCTGTTCTCCGAGCTCGGCTGGGTGAACACGTTCCTGCCGCTGATCGTGCCGAAGCTGCTGGCCACCGACGCGTTCTTCGTGTTCCTCATGGTCCAGTTCATCCGCGGCATCCCTCGCGAGCTCGACGAGGCCGCGCGGATTGACGGGGCGGGGCATCCGCGCATCTTCCTGCAGATCATCCTGCCGCTCATGGTGCCGGCGCTCGCGACGGCCGCGATCTTCACCTTCATCTGGACCTGGAACGACTTCTTCGGCCAGCTGATCTACCTCACCAAGCCCGAGCTGTACACGGTGCCGCTCGCACTCTCGGCGTTCCAGGACGCCGAGTCGGCAACCAACTACGCCGAGATGTTCGCGATGAGCGTCGTCTCCCTGGTCCCCATCTTCCTCGTCTTCCTGTTCGGCCAGAAGTTCCTCGTCAAGGGGATCGCGACGACAGGAATCAAGTGACGAAGCGTCGCTTCCACCACAGCAAAGGAGCTCCGAATCGACCAACCCCCGCACTCACGCACGCCTGCACACACAACCCCCAACGAAAGGACTCGAAGATGAGGAACCAACATCAGCTCGCGGCATCCGTCGCCGCACTGTTCGCGACCAGCCTGGTGATCACCGGATGCTCCGGTACCGACAGCGCCTCCGAAGGAGGCGAAGACGGCGAGATCACGCTCACGATGGCGTGGTGGGGCAACGACACCAGGTCGGCGAACACCGAGGCGATCATCGAGGCGTTCCAGGAGGAACACCCCAACGTCACGATCGAACCCAGCTACACCGACTACGGGTCGTACTGGGACCGCCTCGCGACGCAGGTCGCCGCGGGTGACACCCCCGACATCATGCAGTTCGACGAGCCGTACCTGACGACGTACGTCGACCAGGGCGTGCTGTTGGACCTGACGGACTACGACATCGACACGTCGGCGATTCCCGACGCGACGCTCGACGCCGGCATCATCGACGGACGCCTGTACACGCTCGCGTCCGGAGTCGCGACGTACGCGATCTACCTCAACCCGGCGATCTTCGAACAGGCCGGCATCCCCGTGCCCGACGACCCGAACTGGACGTGGGACGAGTTCGAGGACACCGCCGTCCAGCTCTCGGAGGCGGGAGCCGGCGACTACTACGGTTTCGCGAGCAGCTTCGGCTTCGACGAGGGTTCGATCCGGCTGTGGGCTCGCCAGCACGGCGAGACCCTCTACACGGAAGACGGCGGCATCGGCGTGAGCCCCGAAACGATGGAGTCGTACTTCGCGTTCACCGCCGACATGATCGCCAACGGCGGGTCGCCGAGTGCCGCGACCCTGTCGGAGGGGCAGGGAGTCGGCCTCTCCGAGACGTTCTTCGCCACCGGGTCGGTCGGCATGGGGAGCTTCTGGAACAGCCAGCTCACCGCCGTCACCGATGCCGTCGGCAACGACCTCGTGATGCTCCCGGTGCCCGAGTCGGTCAACGACTACTTCCTGAAGCCGGCCGCCAACTGGGTCGGCTCCGCGCAGACGGAGCACCCCGAGGTCGTCGCCGAGTTCATCGACTTCATGGTGAACAGTGAAGCGCAGGCCGACATCCAGGGCACGGAACGCGGCATCCCGAACAACGAGGACATCCGCGAGTACCTCGCGCCGCAGCTGACGCCGCAGGACCAGGCCGCGATCGAGTTCCTCGACGTCGTCACGTTCGGCTCCGCCGCCCCGGCGACCCCGCCCGGCGGCAACCAGACGCTGAGCATCCTCCCCCGCTACACCCAAGAGGTGATCTTCGAGACCAGCACTCCCGCGGAGGCGGCCGCAGGATTCCTCGACGAGCTGCAGACCGCGCTCGACGACGCGCAGTAGGTCGTTCATCGGGTGGGGAGCGTCGGAGACGGCGCTCCCCACCCGTTTGTCTGGTGCATCTGGGGCATCTGGTGCACCGGACCATCCCGCGCCCGCCGCCCCGCACCGCCCCGCGCCGCCCGCCGCTCGTCGAGCAGCGCGATGCGCCGCCGCATCACCGTGAGCAGCGCCGCGACCCGACGCCGCTGGTGCGGGTCGAGCGCGCCGGCCGCGTCGAGCGTGCTCGCCTGTGCGGCGAGCGACTGCACGCGCAGCACCGTGTCGTGGCGGAACGTCTGGAACGCCTGCTCCGGGCGCGCGGCGAGACGGTCGAGCCGATCGTCGAGCACCAGCAGCCGCAGCTCGAGTTCCTGCACGTCGGTGAAGAACTGATCGCGGATGCCACGGGGCAGCGGGGCACCCGGAACGCGGCGCAGGTCCGCGTCGGGGGCGAGGTCATGGTGCGAGTCCGAGCTCATCTGAGACTCCTCGGGGACTCCAGCCGCAGCCGAAGATCACGACGCTAGAGGCAGCCTCCGACATCGGCCCAGCAACACCGATCGGATGCCCCGAGCCGGTCGTGTGCCCCGTTGTGGGGGACGACCGCCCCGAACCCCCAGATCACACGCCGAATCCCCGCGCGCCAGAGGCATCCGATTCGCCGCCCGAGCCCCGGAAACGACGGCCCCCATCACTACCGTCGGAAAGCTGTCGACCCGGCGGCGATGCGCGCTGCCAGGCGGCATCCGATCTCACAGCGAAAGAGACGCGACCATGACCGACCAGACACCCACTCCCCCGACCGGCGACCAGCCGGGCGCACAGGCCGCGCCCGAGGCATCCGCCCCCGCCGTCGCGACCGCGACGACCGCGCCGCCGCCCGAGACGAGCGACAAGTCGTTCCTCGCCACCTGGCTGTTCGCGCTGCTGCTCGGCGGCC
It contains:
- a CDS encoding carbohydrate ABC transporter permease, with amino-acid sequence MTASVDLSTEAIVTGTPARRRRPKRLRRPATSVIRHVVLIAMGLLMLYPVIWMIVSSLRPNDEIFREPGILLDTFEVSNYVEGWNALSFPFSLYLLNSTLVVLGSIVGNLISCSMAAYAFARLEFTGKRWWFAIMLLSIMLPIHVIIVPQYILFSELGWVNTFLPLIVPKLLATDAFFVFLMVQFIRGIPRELDEAARIDGAGHPRIFLQIILPLMVPALATAAIFTFIWTWNDFFGQLIYLTKPELYTVPLALSAFQDAESATNYAEMFAMSVVSLVPIFLVFLFGQKFLVKGIATTGIK
- a CDS encoding ABC transporter substrate-binding protein, whose protein sequence is MRNQHQLAASVAALFATSLVITGCSGTDSASEGGEDGEITLTMAWWGNDTRSANTEAIIEAFQEEHPNVTIEPSYTDYGSYWDRLATQVAAGDTPDIMQFDEPYLTTYVDQGVLLDLTDYDIDTSAIPDATLDAGIIDGRLYTLASGVATYAIYLNPAIFEQAGIPVPDDPNWTWDEFEDTAVQLSEAGAGDYYGFASSFGFDEGSIRLWARQHGETLYTEDGGIGVSPETMESYFAFTADMIANGGSPSAATLSEGQGVGLSETFFATGSVGMGSFWNSQLTAVTDAVGNDLVMLPVPESVNDYFLKPAANWVGSAQTEHPEVVAEFIDFMVNSEAQADIQGTERGIPNNEDIREYLAPQLTPQDQAAIEFLDVVTFGSAAPATPPGGNQTLSILPRYTQEVIFETSTPAEAAAGFLDELQTALDDAQ